In Castanea sativa cultivar Marrone di Chiusa Pesio chromosome 6, ASM4071231v1, a single window of DNA contains:
- the LOC142640346 gene encoding exocyst complex component SEC8, whose translation MGIFDGLPVSSDKAYLREEISRIDESWAAARFDSLPHVVHILTSKDREGEVQFLKEQSDIIEEVVDEVVHAYHSGFNKAIQNYSQILRLFSESTESIAVLKVDLADAKNRLSARNKQLHQLWYRSVTLRHIISLLDQIEGIAKVPSRIEKLIAEKQFYAAVQVHVQSTLMLEREGLQTVGALQDVRSELTKLRGVLFYKVLEDLHAHLYNKGEYSSAASSVHERDDEVPTTTAVAFVNNSQPLSRRTRLMKGDSQIGIHVDGSYRPGSVDGGSSFDGRDEEGALELPDDATSDGHMASIRVNGGDGIPKDFKMVSRQMPIWLSNSTPDEFLEAIKKSDAPLHVKYLQTMVECLCMLGKVAAAGAIICQRLRPTIHDIITSKIKAHAELLNCSRSGIGQGDRTVTAGLHLLKGQFQSFQLQKQKRQNGMSLVGTLSAVSPVSSVMGPRGKAQSAAMELLDSILDTIVRIFENHVVVGEILESKSTHQSEMNTPRSLPTDWNPDSEASQVTGGYNIGFSLTVFQSECQQFICEILRATPEAASADAAVQTARLASKAPSKEKRDRSDDGLTFAFRFTDATVSIPNQGVDLIRQGWSRRGPNVSQEGYGSAAVLPEQGIYLAASTYRPVLQFTDKVASMLPKKYAQLGNDGLLTFVENFVKDHFLPTMFVDYRKSVQQAISSPAAFRPRAHTGATYTPLVEKGRPVLQGLLAIDFLAKEVLGWAHAMPKFAGDLAKYVQTFLERTYERCRTSYMEAVLEKQSYMLIGRNDIEKLMRVDPASSYLPNPLGQSNMDDNASDAESVEVELELSNLLLALRPIKQENLIRDDNKLILLASLSDSLEYVADSIERLGQTTLRASQAEENPKHRHTRTSSAPTRDLASFADEYRKLAIDCLKVLRVEMQLETIFHMQEMTNREYLEDQDAEEPDDFIISLTAQITRRDEEMAPFVASLKRNYIFGGICSIAANASVKALADMKSINLFGVQQICRNSIALEQALAAIPSINSEAVQQRLDHVRTYYELLNMPFEALLAFIMEHERLFTAAEYAYLLKVQVPGREIPADAQDRISEILSH comes from the exons ATGGGGATTTTTGATGGTTTACCTGTGTCTTCCGATAAAGCA TATTTGAGGGAAGAGATTTCAAGAATAGATGAGAGTTGGGCCGCAGCACGCTTTGATTCGTTACCTCATGTTGTCCATATTTTGACATCAAAAGATCGTGAAGGTGAAGTTCAATTTTTGAAGGAGCAAAGTGATATTATTGAGGAGGTCGTCGATGAAGTAGTGCATGCTTATCACAGTGGCTTTAACAAAGCAATTCAAAATTATTCCCAG ATCTTGCGGTTATTCAGCGAATCCACTGAAAGTATAGCTGTCTTAAAGGTCGATTTGGCTGATGCAAAGAACCGTCTTAGCGCCCGCAATAAACAATTGCATCAGTTGTGGTATCGGTCAGTAACGCTGCGTCACATAATTTCCCTGCTAGATCAAATTGAGGGCATAGCTAAG GTTCCATCTCGTATTGAGAAGCTCATTGCGGAGAAGCAGTTTTATGCTGCAGTTCAGGTGCATGTTCAATCGACACTGATGCTTGAGCGAGAGGGACTTCAAACC GTTGGTGCCCTTCAAGATGTTCGGTCAGAGCTGACAAAGTTGCGTGGGgttcttttttataaagttttggAGGATTTGCATGCACACCTATACAATAAAGGTGAATACAG CTCAGCTGCCTCAAGCGTGCATGAAAGGGATGATGAAGTGCCAACAACCACGGCTGTTGCATTTGTGAATAATTCACAACCTCTATCTAGAAGAACCAGGTTAATGAAAGGTGACAGCCAGATTGGCATCCATGTGGATGGATCATATAGGCCAGGTTCTGTTGATGGAGG TTCATCTTTTGATGGCCGTGATGAGGAGGGTGCTCTGGAACTACCTGATGATGCTACCTCAGATGGGCATATGGCATCAATAAGAGTTAATGGTGGTGATGGCATTCCAAAGGATTTCAAAATGGTTTCTCGTCAAATGCCAATATGGCTTTCAAATTCCACTCCAGATGAATTTCTT GAAgcaataaaaaagagtgatgcTCCACTTCATGTGAAGTATTTGCAAACCATGGTTGAGTGCCTCTGTATGCTTGGCAAAGTTGCAGCTGCTGGTGCAATAATTTG CCAAAGATTGAGACCAACAATTCATGACATTATCACATCCAAGATAAAAGCTCATGCCGAACTTCTTAATTGTTCAAGGTCTGGCATTGGTCAGGGTGACCGAACTGTTACTGCTGGTCTTCATTTGTTGAAAGGACAGTTTCAAAGCTTCCAGTTGCAGAAACAGAAGCGTCAGAATGGGATGTCTCTGGTTGGGACTCTTTCAGCGGTGAGCCCTGTATCGTCTGTGATGGGTCCCAGAGGAAAAGCACAGTCTGCCGCAATGGAGCTGCTTGATTCAATTTTGGACACAATTGTTCGCATATTTG AGAATCATGTTGTTGTTGGAGAGATTCTGGAATCAAAATCCACTCATCAAAGTGAAATGAACACACCAAGGTCATTGCCAACAGATTGGAACCCTGATTCTGAAGCATCTCAAGTTACTGGGGGATATAACATTGGCTTTTCCTTGACAGTTTTTCAG AGTGAATGCCAACAATTCATTTGTGAGATTCTGCGAGCAACTCCTGAAGCTGCATCTGCAGATGCTGCCGTACAAACAGCTAGACTTGCAAGCAAGGccccttccaaggaaaagaG GGACCGTTCGGATGATGGTCTTACTTTTGCTTTTCGTTTCACAGATGCTACTGTATCCATTCCTAACCAGG GAGTTGACCTCATTCGGCAAGGATGGAGTAGGAGGGGTCCAAATGTTTCACAAGAAGGTTATGGATCTGCAGCTGTCTTGCCTGAGCAAGGCATATATCTAGCAGCATCCACATACCGACCTGTGCTTCAG TTTACAGATAAGGTTGCTTCAATGCTGCCGAAAAAGTATGCCCAGCTTGG GAATGATGGATTGCTTACTTTTGTGGAAAACTTCGTGAAGGACCACTTTTTGCCAACTATGTTTGTAGACTACCGAAAAAGTGTTCAGCAGGCTATATCAA GTCCTGCTGCATTTCGTCCAAGGGCACATACTGGTGCTACTTATACTCCATTGGTTGAGAAGGGTAGACCAGTCTTACAGGGGCTTCTGGCTATAGATTTCTTAGCAAAGGAG GTACTTGGTTGGGCTCATGCAATGCCTAAATTTGCTGGGGACCTTGCAAAGTATGTGCAGACTTTCCTTGAGCGCACATATGAAAGATGTCGTACTTCATACATGGAG GCAGTGCTTGAGAAGCAGAGTTATATGCTCATTGGGAGGAATGATATCGAGAAATTGATGCGAGTTGATCCAGCAAGTTCTTATTTACCAAATCCACTTGGTCAGTCAAACATGGATGATAATGCCTCTGACGCTGAAAGTGTTGAGGTCGAACTAGAACTGAGCAATTTATTGTTGGCTTTGCGGCCCATTAAGCAG GAGAATCTAATTCGTGATGATAACAAACTCATTTTGCTGGCATCCCTTAGTGATTCATTGGAGTATGTGGCGGACTCAATTGAAAG GCTTGGGCAAACAACCTTAAGAGCATCTCAAGCAGAGGAAAATCCAAAGCACCGTCATACTCGAACAAGCAGTGCTCCTACTAGGGATCTGGCATCATTTGCTGATGAGTACAGGAAACTGGCAATTGATTGTCTTAAGGTTTTACGTGTAGAGATGCAGTTGGAGACAATTTTCCATATGCAG GAAATGACAAATCGGGAATATTTGGAGGACCAAGATGCTGAGGAGCCTGATGACTTCATTATTTCACTCACTGCTCAG ATAACACGCAGGGATGAGGAAATGGCACCTTTTGTTGCAAGTCTAAAGCGCAATTACATATTTGGTGGAATTTGTAGCATTGCTGCGAATGCATCTGTGAAG GCATTGGCTGATATGAAATCCATCAACCTTTTTGGGGTCCAGCAGATATGCCGAAATTCAATTGCACTAGAACAG GCCCTGGCAGCTATCCCATCAATTAACAGTGAAGCTGTACAGCAGAGGCTGGATCATGTCCGTACTTACTATGAACTTCTAAACATGCCATTTGAG GCATTGCTAGCCTTCATCATGGAGCACGAACGCCTGTTTACAGCTGCAGA GTATGCTTATCTTCTAAAGGTCCAGGTTCCAGGACGAGAGATTCCTGCAGATGCACAAGATCGCATATCAGAGATTTTATCCCATTAG
- the LOC142640161 gene encoding uncharacterized protein LOC142640161: MPPKTIKEVQSLNDKIAVLNRFVSRATNRCLPFFRTLKKAFEWTTECQWAFEDLKAYLSSPPLQSPPRPGEELFLYLAVSSIAINAALVREEDRTQKPAHTIVVLTKKQLRRAMSSLKAAGRVALWKIELSEFDIEYRPRMATKGQVIADFIAKFASPDEQGVEGNSRWVINTDGLATKHVGGAGIVLLSLEGDEVKCMIRLDFPITNNEAKYEALIAGLDLAQVAGAMDAIVRCDSQVVTSQITGGYRCRRERMKKYLE; encoded by the exons ATGCCACCAAAAACCATCAAGGAGGTACAGAGTCTGAACGATAAGATAGCAGTGTTAAACAGATTCGTTTCAAGAGCAACGAATAGGTGCCTCCCCTTTTTCCGCACATTAAaaaaggcttttgaatggacaaCTGAGTGTCAATGGGCGTTTGAAGATCTAAAGGCATACCTTTCTTCTCCACCTTTGCAAAGCCCACCCAGACCAGGAGAAGAGCTCTTCCTCTACTTGGCCGTCTCCTCAATCGCTATCAATGCAGCTTTAGTCAGGGAAGAGGACAGGACCCAGAAACCC GCCCATACTATAGTTGTCTTGACAAAAAAGCAgttgcggagagcaatgagcaGTCTGAAGGCAGCTGGACGAGTAGCGCTATGGAAAATCGAGCTAAGTGAGTTTGATATAGAGTATCGACCACGTATGGCCACAAAAGGACAGGTTATTGCCGACTTCATTGCCAAATTCGCCAGCCCAGATGAGCAGGGGGTAGAGGGGAACTCCCGATGGGTGATAAACACGGATGGGTTGGCGACTAAACATGTGGGAGGCGCCGGTATAGTACTTCTCAGCCTAGAAGGAGACGAGGTCAAGTGCATGATTAGACTTGATTTCCCCATAACGAACAATGAGGCCAAGTACGAAGCTTTGATAGCAGGATTAGATCTCGCGCAAGTAGCGGGGGCCATGGATGCGATAGTACGTTGCGACTCCCAAGTGGTCACTAGTCAGATTACTGGTGGTTACAGATGCAGAAGAGAAcggatgaagaagtaccttGAATAG
- the LOC142640160 gene encoding uncharacterized protein LOC142640160: MEELTPMTAPWPFAQWELDIIGLFPTAVRQLKFLLVDIDYFTKWVEAEALANITEKNLGIKNHYSSPAHLQANRQVEVTNRSLLKIIKTRLEGAKGIWSEELLSVLWVYRTTTRTPIGETPFRLAYGSETVVPTEVVLTSYRVANHDKKKNDEAMRLQLDLVDEIRATVEQRLA, from the exons ATGGAAGAACTCACTCCAATGACGGCCCCTTGGCCCTTTGCTCAATGGGAGCTTGACATCATAGGCCTGTTTCCTACAGCAGTCAGGCAACTGAAATTCCTACTTGTCGAcatagactacttcactaaatgggtagaagctgaagCCTTGGCCAACATCACGGAAAAGAAT cttgggatcaagaatcattaTTCATCGCCTGCCCACCTACAGGCCAACAGACAGGTTGAGGTCACAAACCGATCCTTgctaaaaatcatcaagactcggctcgagggggcaaagggtatcTGGTCAGAAGAGTTACTCAGTGTATTATGGGTATACAGGACGACGACAAGGACACCTATAGGAGAAACACCGTTTCGACTTGCATATGGCAGTGAGACGGTCGTTCCAACTGAGGTAGTTCTCACCAGTTACAGGGTAGCAAACCAcgataagaagaagaatgacgaGGCGATGCGCCTACAACTCGATTTAGTGGATGAAATCAGAGCGACGGTAGAACAAAGGTTGGCGTGA